The Paenibacillus sp. FSL R7-0204 genome includes a region encoding these proteins:
- a CDS encoding DHA2 family efflux MFS transporter permease subunit — MILGAFLATLNQTIMSVATPELMHDFNITAATAQWLTTGYMLVNGVLIPITAYLMQRFTTRELFQASMFIFFAGTLVSALAGSFPVLLTGRMIQAAGAGIIMPLLTQVILTLFPREKRGAAMGMVGLAIIFAPAIGPTLAGYIMERYSWEMMFYGMLPLTVIVIVCGFIYLRNVAERSFPKIDITSVILSTIGFGTLLYGFSRAASAGWSSAEVLLSLAAGAISLGLFIWKQLTSESPLLDLRAFQYNMFSLTTVISVAVTIVMYADMMLLPLYLQNARGFTAMESGLLLLPGAVIMGALMPVTGKLFDRFGAKWLAIIGLTITILTTLSFVNLTDSTSYGYLMLMSTGRRIGMALLLMPIQTLGLNQLPSRLNSHGTAISNTVRQVAGAVGTSLLVTVMTSRTATHFQELAASGGTAGETHQHMLMEASIQGINDSYLVIVGIGIIGLLLSFFIKKVGQAKEPALKQHTVVAGKV; from the coding sequence ATGATTCTGGGTGCCTTTCTGGCTACACTGAATCAAACCATCATGAGCGTTGCTACACCCGAGTTGATGCATGACTTCAATATTACGGCGGCCACGGCCCAGTGGCTGACTACCGGCTATATGCTGGTTAACGGTGTGCTGATTCCAATTACGGCCTATCTGATGCAGCGCTTCACTACCCGGGAGCTGTTCCAGGCCTCGATGTTTATTTTCTTTGCGGGTACCCTTGTATCGGCGCTCGCTGGAAGCTTCCCGGTGCTGCTTACCGGACGGATGATTCAGGCTGCCGGTGCCGGCATTATTATGCCGCTGCTCACCCAGGTTATTTTGACCCTCTTCCCGCGTGAAAAAAGAGGAGCCGCCATGGGGATGGTCGGGCTCGCCATTATCTTCGCCCCGGCTATCGGCCCTACGCTGGCCGGATATATTATGGAACGTTATTCATGGGAGATGATGTTCTACGGCATGCTTCCGCTCACGGTTATAGTCATCGTATGCGGTTTTATTTATCTGAGAAATGTGGCCGAACGTTCTTTTCCCAAAATCGACATTACCAGCGTGATCCTGTCCACTATCGGATTCGGCACCCTGCTCTACGGCTTCAGCCGGGCAGCCAGCGCTGGCTGGTCCAGTGCAGAGGTGTTATTGTCGCTGGCCGCAGGCGCTATATCGCTTGGATTATTCATATGGAAGCAGCTCACTTCAGAGAGTCCGCTGCTTGATCTGCGGGCCTTCCAGTATAATATGTTCTCCTTGACCACCGTTATCAGTGTGGCAGTTACGATTGTGATGTACGCGGATATGATGCTGCTGCCGCTCTATCTGCAGAATGCCCGCGGCTTCACCGCTATGGAATCCGGCCTGCTGCTGCTGCCCGGCGCAGTGATTATGGGCGCGCTGATGCCGGTCACCGGTAAGCTGTTCGACCGCTTCGGAGCGAAATGGCTCGCCATTATCGGCCTGACGATCACTATTCTGACTACACTCAGCTTCGTGAATCTTACAGACTCGACAAGCTACGGTTATTTGATGCTGATGTCCACCGGCCGCCGGATCGGAATGGCCTTGCTGCTGATGCCTATTCAGACCCTCGGGCTGAATCAGCTGCCCTCCAGGCTGAATTCACATGGTACAGCGATCTCCAATACCGTAAGGCAAGTCGCCGGCGCAGTTGGTACTTCTCTGCTGGTCACCGTGATGACCAGCCGTACCGCCACTCACTTCCAGGAACTCGCAGCCAGCGGCGGAACTGCCGGCGAGACGCATCAGCATATGCTGATGGAGGCTTCCATCCAGGGCATCAACGATTCCTATCTGGTTATTGTGGGCATCGGAATTATCGGGCTCTTACTCTCCTTCTTCATTAAGAAGGTTGGTCAGGCCAAGGAACCGGCCCTGAAGCAGCATACTGTTGTCGCCGGGAAGGTCTAA
- a CDS encoding ABC transporter ATP-binding protein/permease, producing MLQLKNITKSYKTGEFTQVALDKVNLNFRESEFVAILGQSGSGKTTLLNIVGGLDQYDSGELIINGQSTERFKDSEWDAYRNNSVGFIFQSYNLISHLSITDNVEMGMTLSGVSSAEKHRKALEVLEKVGLKDHVHKKPNQLSGGQMQRVAIARALANNPDIILADEPTGALDSETSEQIMELIKTIAEDKLVIMVTHNPELAENYADRVIRFSDGHAISDSNPLATQKISSAYKLKQTSMSFFTALKLSGKNIATKKWRTGLTAFASSIGIIGIALILSLSNGFDKQISSYETGALSNFPISINQTAVNLQNAGPPGKENTELTSYPAEKKLFPYDPTVNSAMHVNVLTKEYMKYLEGIDPKLLDGVSYTRSVNMNWLVKDGDKAAALDKSKITVAPYPSKQGGDSGSYLEQYYDLLEGKFPTEKTDLVLIVDQYNRLTNAAVDALGLDYEAKSINLSDLVGTQLKLINNNDYYKKNGEQFVVNATGGDLKDLYNSPKAVTLNIVGVLRAQEGSRISTLSPGLIYSDELAASFIADAQKSEIVLAQEKADINVLTGQGLSDGLAGSGSTGPMGGSPIMNAGQNAAAGMAALTKENALAALGATDIPTAVSLYPIDFSAKESVNAYLDKWNEGKAAEDQVQYTDLAAIVTNISGGIMDGITMVLIAFAAISLVVSLIMIAIITYISVMERTKEIGVLRALGARKKDITRVFNAETFIIGACSGILGIGITYLLTIPVNAVLYNLTELKNVAQLNPLHALILGVISVLLTMLGGAIPAKMAAKKDPVTALRSE from the coding sequence ATGCTGCAATTAAAAAACATCACCAAGAGCTATAAGACCGGCGAATTCACTCAAGTTGCACTGGATAAAGTAAATCTCAATTTCAGAGAAAGTGAGTTCGTTGCGATTCTGGGACAGAGCGGATCAGGCAAGACCACGCTGCTCAACATCGTTGGCGGACTGGATCAGTATGACAGCGGAGAGCTGATCATTAACGGTCAATCGACGGAGCGCTTCAAGGACAGCGAGTGGGATGCGTACCGCAATAACAGTGTCGGCTTTATTTTTCAGAGCTATAATCTGATCTCGCACTTAAGCATCACGGACAACGTGGAGATGGGGATGACGCTCAGCGGGGTATCCTCTGCCGAGAAGCACCGTAAGGCGCTGGAGGTGCTGGAGAAGGTGGGCCTTAAGGATCATGTGCACAAAAAGCCGAACCAGCTCTCCGGCGGACAGATGCAGCGTGTAGCCATCGCCCGGGCGCTCGCGAACAATCCCGATATTATCCTGGCCGATGAGCCTACCGGGGCCTTGGATTCGGAGACGAGTGAGCAGATCATGGAGCTGATCAAGACCATTGCCGAGGATAAGCTGGTCATTATGGTTACCCATAACCCGGAGCTGGCGGAGAATTATGCAGACCGGGTTATCCGCTTCTCAGACGGTCATGCGATCTCGGACAGCAATCCGCTGGCTACGCAGAAGATCTCAAGTGCGTACAAGCTGAAGCAGACAAGCATGAGCTTTTTCACAGCGCTGAAATTATCCGGCAAAAACATTGCCACCAAGAAATGGCGCACGGGATTGACCGCTTTTGCCTCCAGTATCGGGATTATCGGTATCGCGCTGATCCTGTCCCTGTCCAATGGCTTCGACAAACAGATCAGCTCCTATGAGACCGGGGCCTTATCCAACTTCCCGATCTCCATCAACCAGACGGCGGTCAATCTGCAGAATGCGGGCCCTCCCGGCAAGGAGAACACAGAGCTTACCTCATACCCGGCAGAGAAAAAGCTTTTCCCGTATGACCCGACTGTGAACTCAGCCATGCATGTGAATGTGCTGACCAAGGAGTATATGAAGTATCTGGAGGGGATCGATCCCAAGCTGCTGGACGGCGTCTCCTATACCCGCAGTGTGAATATGAATTGGCTGGTGAAGGACGGGGACAAGGCGGCAGCGCTGGATAAAAGCAAGATTACTGTAGCCCCTTATCCCAGCAAACAGGGCGGTGACTCGGGAAGTTACCTGGAGCAGTACTATGATCTGCTGGAGGGAAAGTTCCCTACAGAGAAGACGGATCTGGTGCTCATCGTCGATCAATACAACCGTCTGACCAATGCGGCAGTGGATGCGCTCGGACTGGATTATGAAGCCAAAAGCATCAATCTGAGTGATCTGGTCGGAACACAACTGAAATTGATCAATAACAATGACTATTATAAAAAGAATGGCGAACAGTTTGTGGTCAATGCAACCGGAGGGGATCTGAAGGATCTCTATAACAGTCCCAAGGCGGTTACCCTTAACATTGTAGGTGTGCTGCGGGCACAGGAAGGGTCGAGGATCTCAACGCTGTCGCCTGGTCTGATCTACTCTGATGAGTTGGCGGCTTCCTTCATTGCTGATGCGCAGAAATCCGAGATTGTCCTGGCCCAAGAGAAGGCAGATATCAATGTGTTAACGGGACAGGGGCTGTCGGATGGTCTCGCAGGCTCGGGTTCAACCGGCCCGATGGGCGGGTCACCAATCATGAATGCGGGTCAGAACGCCGCTGCCGGCATGGCCGCGCTCACGAAGGAGAATGCCCTTGCAGCGCTGGGAGCGACGGATATCCCGACAGCAGTCTCGCTGTATCCGATTGATTTCAGTGCGAAGGAATCCGTAAATGCTTATCTGGACAAATGGAATGAAGGCAAAGCGGCGGAGGATCAGGTGCAGTACACTGACCTTGCGGCGATTGTGACGAATATTTCCGGCGGAATTATGGACGGGATTACGATGGTGCTGATTGCTTTTGCGGCGATTTCTCTGGTGGTCTCCCTGATCATGATTGCGATCATTACGTATATTTCCGTGATGGAACGTACGAAGGAGATCGGCGTATTGCGTGCACTGGGTGCCCGTAAGAAGGATATCACGCGGGTGTTCAATGCCGAGACCTTCATTATCGGGGCATGCTCGGGGATTCTGGGCATCGGCATCACTTATCTGCTGACCATCCCGGTCAATGCAGTCCTCTACAACCTGACGGAGCTGAAAAATGTCGCCCAGCTGAATCCGCTCCACGCGCTCATTCTTGGTGTCATTAGCGTTCTGCTGACTATGCTTGGTGGAGCTATCCCGGCCAAGATGGCAGCGAAGAAGGACCCGGTGACTGCCCTGCGCAGTGAATAA
- a CDS encoding response regulator transcription factor has translation MFTILVVEDDAKLRQLFCTVLTRHGYRAVPAMNGGDALEMLDKEYIDLMICDIMMPVMDGFELTRMIRDNNSQLPVLMVTARETFADKQQGFLVGIDDYMVKPVNVNEMILRVGALLRRAKIISERKIEWAETVLDYDALTVIQGPESIVLPQKEFYLLYKMVSYPNKIFTKQQLMDEIWGMDSESDEHTVVVHINRLRERFRDNPDFEIVTVRGLGYKAVKRG, from the coding sequence ATGTTTACTATTCTTGTAGTCGAGGACGATGCCAAGCTGCGCCAGCTCTTCTGCACTGTACTGACCAGACACGGCTACCGCGCGGTTCCGGCTATGAATGGCGGGGATGCGCTGGAGATGCTGGATAAGGAATATATCGATCTGATGATCTGCGATATTATGATGCCGGTAATGGACGGCTTTGAGCTGACACGGATGATCCGGGACAACAACAGCCAGCTTCCGGTCCTGATGGTGACGGCGCGGGAGACTTTTGCCGATAAACAGCAGGGCTTCCTCGTTGGCATCGATGATTATATGGTCAAGCCGGTCAATGTGAATGAGATGATCCTGCGTGTCGGGGCGCTGCTGCGCCGGGCCAAAATCATCAGTGAACGCAAAATCGAATGGGCAGAAACGGTGCTGGACTATGATGCACTAACCGTGATTCAGGGGCCTGAGAGCATCGTGCTGCCGCAGAAGGAATTCTATCTCCTCTATAAAATGGTCTCTTATCCGAACAAAATTTTCACCAAGCAACAGCTTATGGATGAAATCTGGGGGATGGATTCCGAGTCGGATGAGCATACGGTGGTGGTCCACATTAACCGGCTGCGGGAGCGTTTCCGGGACAACCCGGATTTTGAAATCGTCACGGTCAGAGGGCTTGGCTATAAGGCGGTGAAACGGGGATGA
- a CDS encoding HAMP domain-containing sensor histidine kinase → MIRGRNRGLWWYFVSMVFIIILFFVCILSVLAYLYFRVGNNTIGHRNMFPPVLMMMLFSVVIGTTISIMVGKKILAPITDFSRAAKEIARGNFDIYLNESHRVDEISEVAHHFNLMVQELRSIETLRNDFVVNVSHEFKTPIAAIEGYAMLLQEENLSKAEHDEYTGMIIESSRQLSNLSGNILKISKLENQEMLSELAEYPLDEQLRQALLLLESLWSAKQLNLDIELDEQRYYGNEELMMQVWLNVLGNAIKFTPVGGTISVALHSDGTWISVVIADTGTGMTPKVRKHIFEKFYQGDPARSAGGNGLGLPLAARIISLSKGTIEVRSEPGQGSAFTIKLPVGGA, encoded by the coding sequence ATGATCCGGGGGAGAAACCGAGGGCTATGGTGGTATTTCGTCTCGATGGTGTTCATAATCATTCTGTTCTTTGTGTGTATTCTGTCTGTGCTGGCGTACCTGTATTTCCGGGTAGGGAATAATACAATTGGGCACCGCAATATGTTCCCGCCCGTGCTCATGATGATGCTGTTCAGCGTGGTCATCGGGACTACGATCAGTATTATGGTCGGCAAAAAAATTCTGGCCCCGATCACAGACTTCAGCCGCGCGGCCAAAGAGATTGCCAGGGGCAACTTCGACATCTATCTGAATGAGTCGCACCGTGTGGATGAGATCAGTGAAGTCGCGCATCACTTCAATCTTATGGTTCAGGAGCTGCGCAGCATCGAGACCCTGCGCAATGACTTCGTCGTGAATGTGTCTCACGAATTCAAGACGCCTATTGCGGCGATAGAAGGGTACGCCATGCTGCTGCAGGAGGAGAATCTGAGCAAGGCGGAGCATGACGAATACACCGGAATGATTATCGAGAGCTCACGGCAGCTGTCCAATCTGTCCGGTAACATCCTCAAGATATCCAAGCTGGAGAACCAGGAGATGCTCTCAGAGCTGGCCGAATATCCGCTGGATGAGCAGCTCCGGCAGGCACTGCTGCTGCTGGAATCCCTCTGGTCCGCCAAGCAGCTGAACCTGGATATTGAGCTGGATGAGCAGCGGTATTATGGCAACGAGGAGCTGATGATGCAGGTGTGGCTCAATGTGCTCGGCAATGCGATCAAGTTCACGCCGGTGGGCGGAACGATCTCGGTCGCGCTCCACTCGGACGGGACCTGGATCTCGGTGGTCATCGCGGACACCGGCACCGGCATGACCCCGAAGGTGCGTAAGCACATCTTCGAGAAGTTCTACCAGGGCGACCCCGCCCGCTCCGCCGGAGGCAACGGCCTCGGCCTGCCGCTGGCCGCGCGCATCATCAGCCTGAGCAAAGGCACCATCGAGGTGCGCAGCGAGCCGGGCCAGGGCTCGGCGTTCACGATCAAGCTGCCGGTGGGCGGGGCTTGA
- a CDS encoding RAP domain-containing protein: MGFAEEHDRWLEYHKKCRAGERLDRLERGHRHGEQMFVERVWWPIFGNMDDLHPEYEVADWRGRPYFVDFVWKPGPVKFAIEIKGYGPHVQNTDRTRYRQELNRETYLQIAGYRVIAIPYDDLESAPEQTISLLKALLTPCLLKTRSEGRSQFTRIEHDILHMASRMNGMIRPVDVVKGLGIDPRTVKKNLNSLCDKGKLTPVLLQGSNRICRYELVPSIMDNEIW; this comes from the coding sequence ATGGGATTTGCTGAAGAGCATGATAGATGGCTGGAGTATCATAAGAAATGCAGGGCAGGGGAACGTCTGGACCGCCTGGAGCGGGGGCACCGGCACGGCGAGCAGATGTTTGTGGAGCGGGTGTGGTGGCCGATTTTCGGGAATATGGATGATCTTCATCCGGAGTACGAGGTAGCAGACTGGCGGGGCAGGCCGTATTTTGTGGATTTTGTGTGGAAGCCGGGACCGGTTAAGTTCGCTATTGAGATCAAGGGATATGGGCCGCATGTTCAGAACACGGACCGCACCCGCTACCGCCAGGAGCTGAACCGGGAAACGTATCTGCAGATTGCCGGATACCGCGTCATCGCCATCCCTTACGATGATCTGGAGTCCGCACCGGAGCAGACCATCTCCCTGCTGAAAGCTTTGCTAACCCCATGTTTGTTAAAAACCCGTTCTGAGGGGAGAAGCCAATTTACGAGGATTGAGCACGACATACTGCACATGGCGAGCCGGATGAATGGCATGATTCGGCCGGTGGATGTGGTGAAGGGGCTTGGTATTGATCCGCGAACGGTGAAGAAAAACTTGAATAGTTTGTGTGACAAAGGCAAGCTTACGCCTGTCTTGTTACAAGGAAGTAATAGAATCTGCCGGTATGAGCTTGTTCCATCTATTATGGATAATGAGATATGGTAG
- a CDS encoding Gfo/Idh/MocA family protein: protein MPVNFSIIGGAGFRAQYYLRIARVLPDLFRVGGLVVRDRAQGQLIETEWGVQTYRSLDELLRSEDPDFAVVSVGGGAAMNYLYRLAEIGLPALTETPPASSLEELEQLHKELTVHGAWIQVAEQYPYHPVQEARLSLIRSGRLGRITETTVSVSHLYHGAALMRRMLGIGFEEAVIRGMRFDSSWAYGPTRSGPPAEDKLIPLHRELAWLDFGDRLGIYDFTKDQHRSWTRSNHLNVRGERGEIFDNRVLIQQENLVPLQMELKRINRGEQENAEGYYLQGIICGEQWLYTNPFIPARLYDDELAIASCLDKMALYAAGGPGFYGLEEASQDVYLGRMIEKAIESGEAIRTERMCWAEGK, encoded by the coding sequence ATGCCCGTTAACTTCAGTATTATCGGCGGAGCCGGATTCCGCGCACAGTATTATCTACGAATTGCCAGGGTCTTGCCGGATCTGTTCCGGGTTGGCGGCCTGGTAGTCAGAGACCGGGCCCAGGGACAGTTGATAGAAACAGAGTGGGGCGTTCAAACATACCGTTCCCTTGACGAGCTGCTGCGCAGTGAGGACCCGGATTTCGCAGTGGTCTCTGTCGGCGGCGGGGCGGCAATGAACTATTTGTACCGGCTGGCAGAGATTGGCCTTCCAGCGTTGACAGAGACACCGCCTGCCTCCAGTCTGGAAGAGCTGGAGCAGCTGCATAAGGAGTTGACCGTGCACGGGGCCTGGATACAAGTCGCAGAGCAGTACCCGTATCATCCGGTTCAAGAGGCGCGGCTATCGCTGATCCGCTCTGGCAGGTTGGGCAGAATCACCGAGACGACAGTTTCCGTATCTCATCTGTATCATGGGGCAGCACTGATGCGCAGGATGCTTGGCATCGGGTTCGAGGAGGCGGTCATCCGGGGGATGCGGTTCGACTCCAGCTGGGCTTATGGCCCAACCCGCAGCGGCCCTCCGGCTGAAGACAAGCTGATTCCGCTGCACAGGGAACTGGCCTGGCTGGATTTCGGAGACCGGCTGGGCATTTACGATTTCACCAAGGACCAGCACCGTTCATGGACGCGCTCGAATCATCTTAACGTGCGCGGAGAACGCGGGGAGATCTTCGATAACCGGGTGCTGATCCAACAGGAGAATCTGGTGCCTCTGCAAATGGAGCTGAAGCGCATCAACCGTGGAGAACAGGAGAATGCCGAAGGCTATTACCTCCAGGGGATTATTTGCGGAGAGCAATGGCTCTATACCAATCCGTTCATCCCTGCCCGGTTGTACGATGATGAGCTCGCCATTGCGTCCTGTCTGGATAAGATGGCCCTCTATGCCGCTGGCGGCCCCGGCTTCTACGGACTGGAGGAAGCCTCGCAGGACGTATACCTCGGCAGGATGATTGAGAAGGCCATCGAGTCCGGCGAAGCCATAAGAACAGAGCGGATGTGCTGGGCGGAGGGGAAGTAG
- a CDS encoding response regulator transcription factor, translating into MWKIAIIDDERQVLQGMKRAIPWEELGAEWAGEALNGEDGLAMIRATSPDIVITDIYMPVMSGLEMMEQLRNEGFKGKIIILSGYSDFEHARQALRLQVSDYVSKPISLPTLRTILHKVIEELLGEQEKVIRQGELELKMMLYEPFVEKEWVRSAAVGTLEPSYRNNSHLPPSYHYWLDGRHASIGIELIRDDRASSFSVSDWNLLRFAVSNIACEVTRKHYANIEYTELNSYRALLIIHPEEECTQQLEELATRLVDSIQAYLRLVVRIGIGGLKDTWTKIPESTEEAFRAMDHGALRISPAYEVYCYRESHSSGQDRGVLFPVKFSYKLAAAMKASQEAEAQQLVYGYITELQAQQGVSASYVQMLGSELWGIITYSLYESGFVLDDLFTNDQIAQEIGNLAVPDQLAGWLSAKITAICASRQWKGSSKHRQVVDFMTNYIHEHYAEELTLADLSDKVFISRNHLSIIFKNITGETFNNYLTRVRIEKARELLMERNMLVYEVAERVGYKNIPYFSTLFKKITGMNPTELIK; encoded by the coding sequence ATGTGGAAGATCGCTATTATTGACGATGAGCGGCAGGTACTTCAGGGGATGAAGCGGGCGATTCCATGGGAGGAGCTGGGCGCAGAATGGGCCGGTGAGGCGCTGAACGGGGAAGACGGTCTGGCAATGATCCGTGCAACCAGCCCGGACATTGTAATCACCGATATCTATATGCCGGTGATGAGCGGTCTGGAGATGATGGAGCAATTAAGGAACGAGGGCTTCAAGGGCAAAATTATTATTCTAAGCGGATATTCAGACTTCGAGCATGCCAGACAAGCCCTCCGGCTTCAGGTCAGTGACTACGTTTCCAAGCCCATAAGTCTGCCTACGCTTAGAACAATCCTTCACAAGGTGATTGAAGAGCTGCTTGGAGAGCAGGAGAAGGTGATCAGACAAGGTGAGCTGGAGCTGAAAATGATGCTGTATGAGCCTTTTGTCGAGAAGGAATGGGTCCGGTCCGCAGCGGTTGGCACCCTGGAGCCTTCCTACCGGAACAATTCCCATCTTCCGCCTTCGTATCATTACTGGCTTGACGGCAGGCATGCAAGCATCGGGATCGAGCTGATCCGCGATGACCGGGCCAGCTCCTTCTCGGTCTCGGACTGGAATCTGCTGCGCTTCGCGGTCAGTAACATTGCCTGTGAGGTCACGCGCAAGCATTACGCTAATATCGAATACACTGAGCTGAACAGCTACCGGGCCTTGCTGATCATTCATCCAGAGGAAGAATGTACACAGCAGCTGGAAGAGCTGGCGACACGGCTGGTTGATAGCATCCAAGCGTATCTCAGACTGGTAGTCCGCATAGGTATTGGAGGACTGAAGGACACCTGGACGAAGATCCCCGAATCGACAGAGGAGGCCTTCCGTGCCATGGATCACGGGGCTTTGCGGATTAGCCCGGCATATGAGGTATACTGCTACAGGGAGAGCCACAGCAGCGGGCAGGACCGGGGGGTCCTTTTCCCGGTGAAATTCTCCTACAAGCTGGCCGCTGCGATGAAGGCTTCACAAGAGGCAGAGGCACAGCAGCTTGTATACGGATATATTACCGAGCTGCAAGCGCAGCAAGGAGTGTCTGCCAGCTACGTGCAGATGCTCGGCAGCGAGCTATGGGGCATTATCACCTACTCGCTGTATGAGTCGGGCTTCGTACTCGATGATCTGTTCACCAATGATCAGATTGCCCAGGAGATCGGCAACCTGGCTGTACCTGACCAGCTGGCAGGCTGGTTATCTGCCAAAATCACAGCGATCTGTGCCAGCCGTCAATGGAAGGGCAGCAGTAAGCACCGGCAGGTCGTGGATTTCATGACCAACTACATTCATGAGCATTACGCCGAGGAGCTTACGCTGGCTGATCTGTCGGATAAGGTGTTCATCTCCCGGAATCATTTGTCGATCATCTTCAAAAACATCACCGGGGAGACCTTCAACAACTACCTGACCCGGGTGCGGATCGAGAAGGCCAGGGAACTATTAATGGAGCGCAATATGCTGGTCTATGAAGTGGCGGAGCGGGTAGGCTATAAGAACATTCCTTATTTCAGCACGCTATTCAAGAAGATCACCGGCATGAATCCTACCGAGCTGATCAAATGA
- a CDS encoding sensor histidine kinase has product MTNPFKKYRIDRLFFHSFAIIIILVIAVTAWTSYSNSSKALVQTTSHYQQRLLDELNNEITTRLDMIEQISLSTSRDNELTTFLSNRQDDFERYRKRISVESALGNLTYAIPLIQGIDLYMDQPMPSSGQSYIQFRNILDLDKQSWSKNLVKSDFAWSGEYSIPSVQGDIPVLSFARKIMNENDYLGVLVVHIKAKEIRALLTGNTSGSNRIMADSAGKQILSIGDTLKQSEWSQWIDLKSNKSGYVHIPGDKDSGNTLLVYSRMDNSIWTLIEFTSWKQITASSLELAEWIGLIGIGAILLVLLLTHYLSRQFSKPIKQLVSAMKLYSVGGHKEELPSDYENEFGYLFSGYRKQTERIEELYLSLERRYEQQRKAEIEALQANINPHFLYNMLDQLNWMAIEAGQDELSRILELMGQMFRIGLSNGASFIMVSEELQHIQCYLEIQQLRWGDGLEYTIDVEPGLLEAYLPKLTLQPFVENSIVHGFNKQRSGYVWISFTKVEETLQIRIDDNGAGLKQPEARPHRRHTGGYGIRNVRERIAGYFGNGYGVTLQEREEGGTRVEIVLPLLTEAPAQILTASLAAKEG; this is encoded by the coding sequence TTGACCAATCCTTTTAAAAAGTACAGGATCGACCGTCTGTTTTTTCACAGCTTTGCCATTATAATTATTCTAGTGATAGCGGTAACGGCTTGGACCAGCTACAGCAATTCCTCCAAAGCCCTTGTGCAGACCACCTCTCACTATCAGCAGCGGCTGCTGGATGAATTGAATAATGAGATTACCACCCGGCTGGATATGATTGAGCAGATCTCACTGTCCACCTCCCGGGACAACGAGCTGACGACCTTTCTATCGAACAGGCAGGATGATTTCGAGCGGTACCGCAAGCGTATAAGCGTTGAGAGTGCGCTCGGCAATCTGACCTACGCCATTCCGTTAATCCAGGGGATTGACCTCTACATGGATCAGCCGATGCCGAGCAGCGGGCAGAGCTATATTCAATTCCGTAATATTCTCGATCTGGATAAGCAGTCCTGGTCCAAGAATCTGGTGAAAAGCGATTTCGCCTGGTCGGGGGAATATTCCATTCCCAGTGTGCAGGGAGACATTCCAGTACTAAGCTTCGCCCGGAAAATCATGAACGAGAACGACTATCTCGGTGTGCTGGTCGTTCATATCAAGGCCAAGGAGATCCGTGCGCTGCTGACCGGCAACACCTCCGGGTCAAACCGGATCATGGCGGACAGCGCCGGCAAGCAGATTCTGAGTATCGGAGATACGCTGAAGCAGAGTGAGTGGTCTCAATGGATTGACCTCAAGAGCAACAAATCCGGCTATGTTCACATTCCCGGCGATAAAGATTCCGGCAATACGCTGCTGGTCTACTCCAGAATGGATAATTCCATCTGGACGCTGATTGAGTTCACCTCCTGGAAGCAGATTACGGCAAGCAGTCTGGAACTGGCGGAATGGATCGGGCTGATCGGGATTGGAGCGATTCTGCTGGTCCTGCTCCTGACGCATTATCTGAGCAGGCAATTCTCCAAACCGATTAAGCAGCTTGTAAGCGCTATGAAACTGTATTCAGTCGGCGGGCACAAGGAGGAGCTGCCCAGCGACTATGAGAATGAATTCGGTTATTTATTCTCCGGCTACCGCAAGCAGACTGAGCGGATCGAGGAGCTGTACCTGTCGCTGGAGCGGCGGTACGAGCAGCAGCGCAAAGCGGAGATTGAGGCCTTACAGGCCAATATCAATCCCCATTTTCTCTACAATATGCTGGACCAGCTCAACTGGATGGCCATTGAGGCCGGACAGGATGAGCTGAGCCGGATTCTGGAGCTGATGGGCCAGATGTTCAGGATCGGCTTATCCAACGGGGCAAGCTTCATCATGGTATCGGAGGAATTGCAGCACATCCAGTGTTATCTCGAAATCCAGCAGCTCCGCTGGGGCGACGGCCTGGAGTACACCATCGATGTGGAACCGGGGCTTCTGGAGGCCTATCTTCCCAAGCTGACTCTGCAGCCGTTCGTGGAGAATTCAATTGTACACGGCTTCAATAAGCAGCGCAGCGGATATGTCTGGATATCCTTTACTAAAGTAGAGGAGACCCTGCAGATTAGAATTGATGATAACGGGGCAGGCCTGAAGCAGCCGGAGGCGCGCCCGCACAGGCGGCATACCGGCGGCTATGGCATACGGAATGTGCGGGAGCGGATTGCCGGATATTTCGGAAATGGCTACGGGGTTACACTGCAGGAACGTGAAGAGGGAGGGACCCGGGTAGAGATTGTTCTGCCGCTGCTCACAGAGGCTCCGGCACAGATACTGACTGCTTCTCTCGCTGCGAAGGAAGGCTGA